Proteins co-encoded in one Periophthalmus magnuspinnatus isolate fPerMag1 chromosome 20, fPerMag1.2.pri, whole genome shotgun sequence genomic window:
- the LOC117388479 gene encoding musculin codes for MSTGGSDAEDYGTRHRRIGTGLDRSTRKGTCYNRCSSQHLEDVREEHRAPKAHTHKDSRQTQRNAANARERARMRVLSKAFSRLKTSLPWVPADTKLSKLDTLRLASSYICHLRQLLQEERMDSFPHPVTLTWPFMMAGRSEDSSEVSSGGRLCGASA; via the exons ATGTCTACAGGTGGAAGTGACGCAGAGGACTACGGCACACGGCACAGAAGGATAGGCACAGGTCTGGACAGAAGCACGAGAAAAGGCACCTGCTACAACAGGTGCTCCAGTCAACACCTGGAGGATGTCAGGGAAGAACACAGAGCACCCAAGGCTCACACGCACAAGGACTCACGGCAGACACAGAGAAATGCTGCTAACGCCAGAGAAAGAGCACGGATGAGAGTGCTAAGCAAAGCCTTCTCAAGACTCAAGACCAGCCTGCCCTGGGTCCCTGCTGACACCAAACTATCTAAACTGGACACTCTGCGTCTGGCCTCCAGCTACATCTGCCACCTCCGCCAACTTCTGCAGGAGGAGCGTATGGACAGCTTCCCCCATCCAGTTACTCTG ACTTGGCCGTTCATGATGGCCGGGCGCTCAGAAGATTCCTCAGAAGTGTCTTCCGGTGGGAGACTATGTGGAGCCTCTGCATAG